One segment of Trypanosoma brucei brucei TREU927 chromosome 8, complete sequence DNA contains the following:
- a CDS encoding myosin heavy chain kinase A, putative produces MQPAGGNSSPKSTGESCICSATKYIYSFRKKEWVVLATNVEIITPLKPFAKGGMRVCYEVEEIEDDGSRTRCIAKLFLKVVSDVKEEDYFCEGEAQCLCEEFASNFNKAPFNGPNKPRISFLQCQVLRISRNIIPREYRQLKDGFFSHRTVDTGDVLFVMEPKLGGHFTKYNSNYGDVYEDDKHCKTDSQKRKRQHMLHVAEAFSHFTLVDSLGSMLLCDLQGVNDLLTDPQIHTEDGRGLGLGNMGTEGITRFVANHKCNEICEGLDLKPLTGVVPESSDEAKKSNVYAYLRAQLRQDFIPPPKPISEMTEEEKFEHALQLSRVTY; encoded by the coding sequence ATGCAGCCCGCGGGGGGGAACTCGAGTCCGAAATCCACAGGCGAGAGTTGCATTTGTAGCGCCACGAAATATATTTACAGCTTTCGGAAGAAGGAATGGGTTGTGTTAGCCACCAATGTCGAAATTATAACGCCACTCAAACCCTTTGCTAAGGGTGGCATGCGGGTCTGTTATGAGGTTGAGGAAATCGAAGACGACGGCAGCCGCACGCGCTGCATTGCCAAGTTGTTCCTTAAGGTTGTGAGTGACGTGAAGGAAGAGGATTATTTCTGCGAAGGGGAAGCGCAGTGTCTCTGCGAAGAATTTGCGAGCAACTTCAACAAGGCTCCCTTCAATGGACCTAATAAACCGCGCATATCATTCTTACAGTGTCAGGTGTTGCGTATTAGTCGTAATATCATCCCCCGCGAGTACCGTCAGCTGAAGGATGGGTTCTTCTCCCACCGCACAGTCGACACGGGAGATGTTCTTTTCGTGATGGAACCCAAACTTGGGGGACACTTCACAAAGTATAACAGCAACTACGGTGACGTCTATGAGGATGATAAGCACTGCAAAACGGACTCCCAGAAACGGAAGCGTCAGCATATGTTGCACGTGGCTGAAGCTTTCTCTCATTTCACTCTCGTAGATAGCCTGGGCTCGATGCTTTTGTGCGATCTGCAGGGCGTCAATGACTTGTTGACAGACCCGCAAATTCACACGGAGGACGGTCGGGGCCTCGGGTTGGGGAACATGGGCACGGAGGGCATTACGAGGTTCGTGGCCAACCACAAATGCAACGAAATTTGCGAGGGTTTGGATCTGAAGCCGCTGACAGGTGTGGTGCCGGAGTCTAGTGATGAAGCAAAGAAGTCAAATGTTTACGCGTACCTGCGGGCCCAACTCCGACAGGATTTCATCCCACCTCCTAAACCGATATCTGAGAtgacagaagaggaaaagtttGAGCACGCGCTGCAGCTGTCCCGCGTCACTTACTGA
- a CDS encoding mitochondrial hinge protein, putative: MADEEPRDIKLDLEKDCLANNCQHKVLAYSACLERIKDIPSEKEPHCYHQYFDIVHCVDVCVDPKLWPTLV, translated from the coding sequence ATGGCCGACGAGGAACCACGCGACATTAAACTTGATCTTGAAAAGGACTGCCTGGCGAACAACTGCCAACATAAAGTGCTCGCCTACAGTGCCTGCCTCGAGCGCATCAAGGATATCCCTTCAGAAAAGGAGCCTCACTGCTACCACCAATACTTTGATATAGTTCATTGCGTCGATGTGTGCGTTGACCCAAAGCTGTGGCCAACGTTGGTGTAA
- a CDS encoding metal-ion transporter, putative gives MEEASSEHQRLLPCSSGPHSNYNAAAVEVGTPAAPSPWGGLEDADQQSLNSTEVRRRHESKVLLAALMFCFVFMLVELMFGVVAHSLALLTDASHLLIDVGAYALSIMSLRAASRTSCGKYSYGWHRAEVIGTLVSVFSIWALVVWIVMEGLDRSWNVVKCSRIHAMLATTAQQYKRNNSTSYYGFGNISQRPTVDKDGALTEATHMEMCTSIDSPIMVVVGVLGMVVNVVCAAILYFGGSHGHSHFGGSHHHSHSGNGEEEDSLCEENTGHNHSHDHGHGHGHSGSEGEGHDHSHSHSGRGFAVHAALLHALGDCVQSLGVILAGIFIYVANRYSYGVPSYRYSIYNLADPLCSLLFAVITLNMTRPLLRDLLGILMESTPPGINYSELLSALRSIKGVEGVHDLHVWSIASDYAALSVHLEADDKDAALQEAQEVCKRFGITHTTIQVDTVENGAGLCHSLCASAQTIA, from the coding sequence ATGGAAGAGGCAAGTAGCGAGCACCAGCGGCTCCTTCCCTGCAGCTCCGGCCCACACTCGAACTACAACGCAGCAGCCGTGGAAGTGGGCACTCCAGCGGCACCTTCCCCATGGGGTGGGTTGGAGGACGCAGATCAACAATCCTTGAACTCGACGGAAGTGCGGCGGCGCCATGAGTCGAAGGTATTGTTAGCTGCCCTCATGTTCTGTTTCGTGTTCATGCTGGTAGAGCTCATGTTCGGCGTGGTGGCACACTCCCTGGCACTTCTGACTGACGCCTCGCATCTCCTCATCGACGTGGGCGCCTATGCGCTGAGTATCATGAGCCTACGTGCCGCCTCGAGGACCTCCTGCGGGAAGTACAGCTACGGCTGGCACCGCGCGGAAGTCATCGGAACGCTTGTTTCGGTCTTCTCCATTTGGGCCCTTGTCGTCTGGATTGTCATGGAGGGGTTGGATAGGTCATGGAATGTAGTGAAGTGTAGCCGTATCCATGCTATGCTTGCTACCACTGCTCAACAGTACAAGCGGAATAATAGCACCAGCTATTACGGCTTCGGTAATATTTCACAGCGCCCTACGGTCGACAAGGATGGAGCGCTGACAGAGGCGACGCATATGGAAATGTGTACAAGTATCGACTCACCCATCATGGTTGTGGTGGGTGTACTAGGGATGGTGGTAAACGTTGTATGCGCCGCTATTTTGTACTTCGGTGGTTCGCACGGCCACAGTCATTTTGGTGGATCACACCATCATAGCCATAGCGGTAacggggaagaagaggattcACTATGCGAGGAGAATACTGGGCACAATCACAGTCACGACCATGGACATGGACACGGGCACAGCGGaagtgaaggtgaaggtCATGATCACAGTCACAGTCACAGTGGCAGAGGGTTCGCCGTTCACGCTGCTCTGCTTCATGCGTTGGGTGATTGTGTCCAGTCTCTCGGCGTCATCCTCGCTGGAATCTTCATTTATGTCGCAAACCGTTATTCGTACGGTGTTCCATCATATCGCTACTCCATTTACAACCTTGCAGACCCGCTGTGCTCGCTACTGTTTGCCGTCATTACGCTCAACATGACGCGACCGTTGCTGCGGGACCTTCTGGGAATTCTCATGGAGAGTACCCCTCCGGGTATTAACTACTCCGAGTTGTTGAGTGCCCTGCGCAGTATTAAAGGTGTTGAAGGCGTACACGACCTTCACGTGTGGTCGATTGCCTCCGACTACGCAGCGCTTTCGGTTCATCTTGAGGCAGACGATAAGGATGCAGCCCTTCAGGAGGCACAGGAGGTTTGCAAGAGATTTGGCATCACCCATACG
- a CDS encoding lipase, putative, translating into MSERKGNHMARPYSSFRNSLSNLAPIVIVCLFSFPVHFKYAFADYSEETALSALNFSKVSYCNADLIRNWTCAACRNESAFVLKGLFENKTEGTLAFAGTSEGKIVVAFRGSLNIANWVDDIKYWGTPYPNASCENCLVHRGFFDAFESLRAQVRQALHELIVSEPNFPVLITGHSLGGALALLTAVDLMSSPPVVPSLQGGNYPSVQLYTFGKPRVGNPAFVQWVKTLFRSGSHEPYRAVHRKDIVPHLPPLFMGYVHAPHELWFKYDDPLECLNCSDMDDINFSTGSVGEDYCCSDSLDYPSVADHLMYLGVCTGCACDGPTTASIPGLNISWETRQMLAKDRAYAQRKRPRKSCSVLRAVDKPAD; encoded by the coding sequence ATGAGTGAGCGGAAAGGCAACCACATGGCGCGCCCGTATTCTTCGTTCCGCAACTCACTCTCCAACCTCGCCCCCATCGTTATCGTTTGTTTATTCAGTTTCCCGGTACATTTTAAATACGCCTTTGCCGACTACTCGGAGGAGACGGCGTTGTCTGCTTTAAACTTTTCCAAGGTTTCGTATTGCAATGCCGACCTCATCCGTAATTGGACCTGTGCGGCATGTCGTAATGAGTCTGCGTTCGTCTTGAAGGGGCTGTTTGAGAATAAAACGGAGGGCACACTGGCGTTTGCAGGGACGAGCGAAGGTAAAATTGTAGTAGCGTTCAGGGGTTCCCTGAATATCGCCAACTGGGTGGACGACATAAAGTATTGGGGGACTCCATACCCCAACGCGAGCTGCGAAAATTGTTTGGTTCACAGAGGCTTTTTCGATGCTTTCGAGTCACTTAGGGCACAAGTACGGCAAGCGCTACATGAGCTAATTGTGTCGGAACCAAATTTTCCAGTTCTCATCACAGGACATAGCCTTGGTGGAGCCCTCGCCCTCCTCACAGCTGTTGATTTAATGTCTTCCCCTCCAGTAGTGCCATCACTTCAAGGTGGCAATTACCCGTCAGTACAGCTCTATACGTTTGGGAAGCCACGCGTAGGTAACCCTGCCTTTGTACAGTGGGTGAAAACATTGTTCCGTAGCGGGAGCCATGAGCCCTACCGCGCCGTGCACCGAAAGGACATTGTTCCCCACCTTCCACCATTGTTCATGGGTTATGTGCATGCGCCACACGAACTGTGGTTTAAGTATGATGATCCGTTGGAGTGCCTGAACTGCAGCGATATGGACGATATTAACTTTTCCACGGGAAGTGTAGGGGAGGACTATTGTTGCAGTGACAGCTTGGATTATCCATCTGTGGCGGATCATCTGATGTATCTCGGAGTTTGCACCGGATGCGCATGCGACGGTCCCACAACAGCATCCATCCCTGGCTTAAATATTTCGTGGGAAACGCGGCAAATGTTGGCGAAGGACCGCGCATATGCGCAGAGGAAACGACCCAGGAAATCGTGCTCGGTCCTCCGCGCTGTCGACAAGCCTGCGGACTGA